One segment of Amycolatopsis alba DSM 44262 DNA contains the following:
- a CDS encoding ABC transporter substrate-binding protein gives MISRSRRLMTALLCALSLAGVTALSACSDSTAASGTKVTIGYSAWPGWFPWAVAQEKGLFEKNGVTVDLKWFDSYTESINALSSGAIDANSQTLNDTLASVSGGAKLSVVLVNDNSTGNDKIIAREGITGIADLKGKKVAVEQGTVDHYLLLLALQEAKLTEKDIQLVPLLTDAAAAAFVGGQVDAVAAFAPFTTTALQRPGSRAIGTSAEFPGAIPDHLVVSEQMSKERKKEVQALVNTWFQTIDWIKQNRDEAVRIMAKRGAVTIDEYKTYDAGTTIFTKQQNLDAFTPGVTPAHLNFQAGKIADFIISNGLAQNRPNFDGLFDDQYVKAVK, from the coding sequence GTGATTTCCCGTTCCCGCCGTCTCATGACGGCGTTGTTGTGCGCCCTTTCGCTCGCCGGCGTGACAGCCCTTTCGGCCTGCTCAGACAGCACGGCCGCCTCCGGCACCAAGGTCACCATCGGTTACAGCGCTTGGCCGGGCTGGTTCCCGTGGGCGGTGGCGCAGGAGAAGGGCCTCTTCGAGAAGAACGGCGTGACCGTCGACCTGAAGTGGTTCGACAGCTACACCGAGAGCATCAACGCACTCTCGTCGGGCGCGATCGACGCGAACAGCCAGACCCTCAACGACACCCTCGCTTCCGTCAGCGGTGGCGCGAAGCTGTCGGTGGTCCTGGTCAACGACAACTCGACCGGCAACGACAAGATCATCGCCCGTGAGGGGATCACCGGCATCGCCGACCTCAAGGGCAAGAAGGTCGCCGTCGAGCAGGGCACCGTCGACCACTATCTCCTGCTGCTGGCGCTGCAGGAAGCGAAACTGACCGAAAAGGACATCCAGCTGGTCCCGCTGCTGACCGACGCCGCCGCGGCCGCGTTCGTCGGCGGGCAGGTCGACGCCGTCGCCGCGTTCGCCCCGTTCACCACGACGGCGCTGCAGCGCCCCGGCAGCCGCGCGATCGGGACGTCCGCCGAGTTCCCCGGCGCCATCCCCGACCACCTCGTCGTCTCCGAGCAGATGTCGAAGGAGCGCAAGAAGGAGGTCCAGGCGCTGGTGAACACCTGGTTCCAGACGATCGACTGGATCAAGCAGAACCGGGACGAAGCCGTGCGGATCATGGCCAAACGCGGCGCCGTGACGATCGACGAGTACAAGACCTACGACGCGGGCACCACGATCTTCACCAAGCAGCAGAACCTCGACGCCTTCACCCCCGGCGTCACTCCCGCCCACCTGAACTTCCAGGCGGGCAAGATCGCCGACTTCATCATCTCCAACGGACTCGCCCAGAACCGGCCCAACTTCGACGGGCTGTTCGACGACCAGTACGTCAAGGCGGTGAAGTGA
- a CDS encoding ABC transporter permease: MSTTDAARQAAQRTDAADEAEARRIDDEQRLAEAHEGRRQGSARPDWSPLPRRAGLKPNASPLFSLRTPIPARWRWTLAVASFAIPLLIWVTLNALGTIKPTFLPTPVAVFDALVKMIESGELFSDLWATTQRVLLGFGLAVIVSVPLGIVMGTFNAGLALFEPVIAMLRYLPASAFIPLLMIWLGLGEPSKVAVLFLGTVFFNTLMTADAVRGVPRSLIDVSYTLGARRGEVLRKVIVPHALPGMIDATRVNAAAAWNFVVVAELINATAGLGLRIMRAQRFTQTDRIFALLIVIGLLGLVIDIALRLLRARVGKWAA, from the coding sequence GTGAGCACCACGGACGCGGCGAGGCAGGCCGCTCAGCGGACGGACGCCGCTGACGAGGCCGAAGCGCGGCGTATCGACGACGAGCAGCGGCTCGCCGAAGCGCACGAAGGCCGTCGTCAGGGCAGCGCGCGACCGGACTGGTCGCCGCTGCCCCGCCGGGCCGGTCTCAAACCGAACGCCTCCCCGCTGTTCTCGCTCCGGACACCGATCCCGGCGCGCTGGCGGTGGACGCTGGCGGTGGCCTCGTTCGCGATCCCGCTGCTGATCTGGGTGACGCTGAACGCGCTGGGCACCATCAAGCCCACGTTCCTGCCGACACCGGTCGCGGTGTTCGACGCGCTGGTGAAGATGATCGAGTCCGGCGAACTGTTCAGCGATCTCTGGGCGACCACCCAGCGCGTGCTGCTCGGCTTCGGGCTCGCCGTGATCGTCTCGGTCCCGCTCGGCATCGTGATGGGGACGTTCAACGCGGGACTGGCGCTGTTCGAACCGGTCATCGCGATGCTGCGCTACCTGCCGGCGAGCGCGTTCATCCCGCTGCTGATGATCTGGCTCGGCCTCGGCGAACCGTCGAAGGTCGCGGTCCTGTTCCTCGGCACGGTCTTCTTCAACACGCTGATGACCGCCGACGCCGTCCGCGGGGTGCCGCGTTCGCTGATCGACGTGTCCTACACGCTCGGCGCGCGGCGTGGTGAGGTCCTGCGGAAGGTGATCGTCCCGCACGCGCTGCCCGGCATGATCGACGCGACCCGCGTCAACGCCGCGGCCGCGTGGAACTTCGTGGTGGTCGCCGAACTGATCAACGCCACCGCCGGGCTCGGCCTGCGGATCATGCGGGCGCAGCGGTTCACCCAGACCGACCGGATCTTCGCGCTGCTGATCGTGATCGGCCTGCTCGGACTGGTCATCGACATCGCGCTGCGGCTCCTGCGGGCCCGCGTCGGGAAGTGGGCGGCATGA
- a CDS encoding ABC transporter ATP-binding protein encodes MTLQLKAVAKDYTVRGKTTRALDGIDLDIARGDFVCVVGASGSGKSTLLSLIAGLAEPTEGIITLDGDAVTGPGPDRGLVFQHGALYPWRTVESNVAFGLELLSIDKAERARRVDWYLEETGLAHLRKSLPKQLSGGQKQRVAIARALAGEPDVLLLDEPFGALDVQTKEDMQVLIRRIWTDTGTTVLMVTHDVEEAVFLGRRVVVLASDPGRVAADIAVDLPAERELAVKRAPEFVALRASIEDLVREQHRGHLGRSREER; translated from the coding sequence ATGACGCTTCAGCTGAAGGCCGTCGCCAAGGACTACACGGTCCGGGGCAAGACCACCCGCGCGCTCGACGGGATCGACCTCGACATCGCGCGCGGCGACTTCGTCTGCGTGGTCGGCGCGAGCGGGTCCGGGAAATCGACCCTGCTGTCACTGATCGCGGGCCTCGCCGAACCGACCGAGGGCATCATCACCCTCGACGGCGACGCCGTGACCGGGCCCGGCCCGGATCGCGGGCTGGTGTTCCAGCACGGCGCGCTGTACCCGTGGCGCACGGTGGAGAGCAATGTCGCGTTCGGACTCGAACTGCTGAGCATCGACAAGGCCGAACGCGCGCGCCGGGTCGACTGGTATCTCGAGGAGACCGGCCTCGCTCACCTGCGGAAGTCGTTGCCCAAACAGCTTTCCGGCGGACAGAAGCAGCGGGTCGCGATCGCGCGGGCGCTGGCGGGCGAGCCGGACGTGCTGCTGCTGGACGAACCTTTCGGCGCGCTGGACGTCCAGACCAAAGAGGACATGCAGGTCCTGATCCGCCGGATCTGGACCGACACCGGCACGACGGTGCTGATGGTGACCCACGACGTCGAAGAGGCCGTGTTCCTCGGAAGACGGGTCGTGGTGCTGGCCTCGGATCCGGGCCGGGTGGCCGCCGACATCGCGGTCGACCTGCCAGCCGAACGCGAACTCGCGGTCAAACGCGCGCCGGAGTTCGTCGCGTTGCGCGCGTCCATCGAAGACCTCGTCCGGGAACAGCACCGCGGACATCTCGGGCGGAGCCGAGAAGAAAGGTGA
- a CDS encoding sensor histidine kinase — protein MRHGKSRPERTSRSGLLGRLGIRGKLNLLLLLPLTAVVLVSVPYVAGEVDDARSARTTADVASQARALGTLAWELQRERLLTAHYIASSSAGSSAMLKQQGVVADTVNRVRAQLPEDAPEELAAALVRIGSLSEIRENALRRGASLDSVARTYHAVIDSVINSLRLVPQQTSDAEGTRQLTALDALLRANEENSLRGMALIIVLVTPDSGQPVLDDAKQQSSLFLERFVQQADVTQATQVVAVEQGETGRRVDGLEGKIAEARGPQAVQNLLPDILGAVDAQSNQRRLAQDAVTTGITDTATARADAAQNLAWTIGVGAGVLFLLVGGLAIAVSRSIADPLRKLTTAATSVADLASTELVRVTDTEQAEELAPRLATIDVSSQDELGKLAEAFNRVQATAAELVERQAVTRRNVGLMFANVAKRTQNLVGRQLALVDELERNEQDVALLASLYRLDHLSTRLRRNADNLLVVSGNRDEARISGPIELSTALRSALAEIEDYQRVRLGSMGDVLLSSPFGSDLVLIFAELLENATSFSPPESFVDVGTRILPDGSCLIVIVDQGIGMTAERLAEENRRLVERERLELAPTSVLGLFVVGRLARRHGLKVELTETEPGAGITARIAVPPNLLTYRAPVPKSVPAPPAWPTVEPGDEPEPRQPQPQPRPREKAPRQEPPTLAIAGMIPRDGLPPRDFRWFRKTDGEIAEPKPMPEPTPLPVPQSVPQPMPQPEPLPASEARKPTLTADSGETRGGLRRRVKGAQLPGAPDAPSRQKSRHDPEAAKAAFDGFEAGLAKATTTSPEDAVPPQASPPPVSPPSGNPMPTPTPVPAASRGGLTRRVPGAQLAPGLAKGPAARHQTARAALNTTKPKGMRDPEAERAAFDAFSDGLEKAVNPEMEQREKSKR, from the coding sequence ATGAGGCACGGGAAGTCCCGGCCGGAACGCACCTCGCGTTCCGGGTTGCTCGGCAGACTCGGCATCCGGGGCAAGCTCAACCTGCTCCTGTTGCTGCCGCTGACCGCCGTGGTCCTGGTTTCGGTGCCTTACGTCGCCGGAGAAGTCGACGACGCCCGGTCGGCCCGCACCACCGCCGACGTCGCGTCGCAGGCCCGTGCCCTCGGCACGCTGGCGTGGGAGCTGCAACGGGAACGGCTGCTGACGGCGCACTACATCGCGTCTTCGTCGGCGGGCAGCTCGGCGATGCTGAAACAACAGGGCGTCGTCGCGGACACGGTGAACCGGGTACGCGCGCAGCTGCCCGAAGACGCACCGGAAGAACTCGCGGCGGCACTGGTGCGCATCGGTTCGCTGAGCGAGATCCGGGAGAACGCGCTGCGGCGCGGCGCCTCTCTGGACAGCGTGGCGCGCACCTACCACGCGGTGATCGACTCGGTCATCAACTCGCTTCGCCTCGTCCCCCAGCAGACCAGTGACGCGGAGGGCACCCGGCAGCTGACCGCGCTCGACGCGCTGCTGCGCGCGAACGAGGAGAACTCGTTGCGCGGCATGGCGTTGATCATCGTGCTGGTCACCCCGGATTCGGGTCAGCCGGTGCTGGACGACGCGAAGCAGCAGTCGTCGCTGTTCCTCGAACGGTTCGTGCAGCAGGCCGACGTCACCCAGGCCACGCAGGTCGTCGCGGTGGAACAGGGTGAGACGGGCCGCCGGGTCGACGGGCTGGAAGGCAAGATCGCGGAAGCCCGCGGCCCGCAGGCCGTGCAGAACCTGCTGCCGGACATCCTCGGCGCCGTCGACGCCCAGTCGAACCAGCGACGGCTCGCCCAGGACGCGGTCACCACCGGCATCACCGACACCGCGACCGCGCGAGCGGACGCCGCGCAGAACCTGGCGTGGACGATCGGTGTCGGCGCCGGTGTGCTGTTCCTGCTGGTCGGTGGTCTCGCGATCGCGGTCAGCCGGTCGATCGCGGATCCGCTGCGGAAGCTGACCACGGCGGCGACGTCGGTCGCGGACCTCGCGAGCACCGAACTGGTGCGCGTCACCGACACCGAGCAGGCCGAGGAACTCGCGCCGCGGCTGGCCACCATCGACGTGTCCTCCCAGGACGAACTCGGGAAACTGGCCGAGGCGTTCAACCGGGTACAGGCCACCGCGGCCGAACTGGTGGAACGGCAGGCCGTCACCCGGCGCAACGTCGGCCTCATGTTCGCCAACGTCGCGAAGCGGACGCAGAACCTGGTTGGCAGGCAGCTGGCGCTGGTCGACGAACTGGAGCGCAACGAACAGGACGTCGCCCTGCTGGCGAGCCTCTACCGGCTCGACCACCTCTCCACCCGGCTGCGCCGGAACGCGGACAACCTCCTCGTCGTTTCGGGAAACCGGGACGAGGCAAGGATTTCCGGGCCGATCGAACTGTCGACGGCGCTGCGTTCGGCGCTCGCGGAGATCGAGGACTACCAGCGGGTCCGGCTCGGTTCGATGGGCGACGTCCTGCTGTCGTCGCCATTCGGTTCGGATCTGGTGCTGATCTTCGCCGAGCTGCTGGAGAACGCGACGTCGTTCTCCCCGCCGGAGTCCTTTGTGGACGTCGGCACGAGGATCCTGCCCGACGGCTCCTGCCTGATCGTGATCGTGGACCAGGGCATCGGCATGACCGCCGAACGGCTCGCCGAGGAGAACCGGCGGCTGGTCGAACGCGAGCGGCTCGAACTGGCGCCGACCAGTGTGCTCGGACTGTTCGTGGTCGGACGGCTCGCGCGGCGGCACGGGCTGAAGGTCGAGCTGACCGAGACCGAGCCGGGCGCGGGTATCACCGCGCGGATCGCCGTCCCGCCGAACCTGCTGACCTACCGGGCGCCCGTGCCGAAGTCGGTCCCGGCGCCGCCGGCGTGGCCGACGGTGGAACCGGGCGACGAGCCCGAACCGCGGCAGCCGCAACCCCAGCCCCGGCCGCGGGAGAAGGCGCCCAGGCAAGAGCCGCCGACGCTGGCGATCGCCGGGATGATCCCGCGCGATGGTCTGCCGCCAAGGGATTTCCGGTGGTTCCGCAAGACCGACGGGGAGATCGCGGAGCCGAAGCCGATGCCGGAACCCACCCCCCTGCCCGTCCCACAGTCCGTCCCCCAGCCCATGCCGCAGCCCGAACCGCTGCCCGCGTCCGAAGCCCGCAAGCCGACACTGACCGCCGATTCCGGGGAGACCCGCGGCGGCTTGCGGCGTCGGGTCAAGGGCGCACAACTTCCCGGTGCCCCCGACGCACCGTCGCGACAGAAGTCCAGGCATGATCCAGAAGCGGCCAAAGCGGCCTTCGACGGTTTCGAAGCCGGACTCGCGAAGGCCACCACCACGTCCCCCGAAGACGCGGTACCGCCGCAAGCATCCCCGCCCCCGGTGAGCCCGCCGTCGGGCAACCCGATGCCGACCCCGACACCGGTGCCCGCCGCCTCGCGCGGCGGTCTCACCCGGCGGGTCCCCGGCGCCCAGCTGGCGCCGGGACTGGCGAAAGGACCGGCCGCGCGGCACCAGACCGCGCGGGCGGCGCTGAACACCACAAAGCCCAAGGGCATGCGTGACCCCGAGGCCGAGCGTGCCGCGTTCGACGCCTTCAGTGACGGGTTGGAGAAAGCCGTCAACCCGGAGATGGAACAGAGAGAGAAGAGCAAGAGATGA
- a CDS encoding roadblock/LC7 domain-containing protein gives MTTGVSVEARNFNWLVTRFAQNTASAMGAIAVSADGLLIAMSSELERANADRLAAICSAMLGLAHGVSESHPLGSPDKIIIELEQGYLLVCTISIGCSLGVLATKQASLGTIAYEMAMFANRATEVLTPALIEELKKSVGS, from the coding sequence ATGACGACCGGAGTCAGCGTCGAAGCCCGGAACTTCAACTGGTTGGTGACGCGCTTCGCACAGAACACGGCGAGCGCGATGGGCGCGATCGCCGTCTCGGCCGACGGCCTGCTGATCGCGATGTCGTCCGAACTGGAACGCGCCAACGCCGACCGGCTGGCCGCGATCTGCTCGGCGATGCTCGGCCTCGCGCACGGCGTCTCCGAGAGCCACCCGCTGGGTTCGCCCGACAAGATCATCATCGAGCTGGAACAGGGCTACCTGCTGGTCTGCACGATCAGCATCGGCTGTTCGCTCGGGGTGCTCGCCACCAAGCAGGCCAGCCTCGGCACGATCGCCTACGAGATGGCGATGTTCGCCAACCGGGCCACCGAAGTACTCACCCCTGCGCTGATCGAGGAACTGAAGAAGAGCGTCGGCAGCTAA
- a CDS encoding DUF742 domain-containing protein, with protein MSDDQVPQPRGAEQGISPLRPYLLTAGRAQPVDGTLEIEAQVLTSRLGAASQARLTFERREIVSLCRETKSVAEVAAMLGLHIGVARVLVADLAALGYVVLRRPAGAFTQDLGMIERVIRGLEAIR; from the coding sequence ATGAGCGACGATCAGGTACCTCAGCCGAGAGGCGCCGAACAGGGCATCTCACCGCTGCGCCCGTATCTGCTCACCGCCGGCCGCGCGCAGCCGGTGGACGGCACGCTCGAAATCGAGGCACAGGTGCTCACGAGCAGGCTCGGCGCCGCGTCACAGGCGAGGCTGACCTTCGAACGACGGGAGATCGTTTCCCTTTGCCGGGAAACGAAATCCGTCGCCGAAGTGGCGGCGATGCTCGGCCTGCACATCGGCGTGGCCAGGGTGCTCGTGGCGGATCTCGCCGCGCTCGGCTATGTCGTGCTGCGTCGCCCGGCCGGCGCGTTCACCCAGGACCTCGGCATGATCGAAAGGGTCATTCGTGGACTCGAAGCAATTCGCTGA
- a CDS encoding GTP-binding protein, translating into MDSKQFAEPVSAKPPTPVKIVIAGGFGVGKTTTVGAISEIKPLTTEAAMTSAGAAVDGTGGEVPSKTTTTVALDFGCITIDEEVKLYLFGTPGQDRFGFMWHDLVLGALGALVIVDTRRLDDCYPAVDYFEKAGLPFVVGVNVFDGSLKHDLEDVRWALAVSEDVPLITFDARQRLSVRDALLAVLHNTFRRASAAS; encoded by the coding sequence GTGGACTCGAAGCAATTCGCTGAACCGGTGTCGGCCAAGCCGCCGACACCGGTCAAGATCGTCATCGCCGGCGGGTTCGGGGTCGGCAAGACCACCACCGTCGGCGCCATCTCGGAGATCAAACCGCTGACCACCGAGGCCGCCATGACCTCGGCAGGCGCGGCCGTCGACGGGACCGGCGGGGAGGTGCCGTCGAAGACCACCACCACGGTGGCGCTGGACTTCGGCTGCATCACCATCGACGAAGAGGTGAAGCTGTACCTCTTCGGAACGCCGGGGCAGGACCGGTTCGGGTTCATGTGGCACGACCTCGTGCTGGGCGCGCTGGGCGCGCTCGTCATCGTCGACACCCGGCGGCTCGACGACTGCTACCCGGCGGTCGATTACTTCGAGAAGGCCGGACTGCCGTTCGTGGTCGGGGTGAACGTCTTCGACGGTTCCCTCAAGCACGACCTCGAAGACGTGCGCTGGGCGCTCGCGGTGAGCGAGGACGTCCCGCTGATCACGTTCGACGCGCGGCAACGGCTTTCGGTGCGGGACGCGCTGCTCGCGGTACTGCACAACACCTTCCGGCGGGCTTCCGCCGCTTCCTGA
- a CDS encoding TetR/AcrR family transcriptional regulator: MARTYGGVAPEQRRAERRERLLVAALDLFTSTGYRQAKITELCTRAGVSTRNFYEEFESKEKVLLTLHERINALALEHVTGTLERLGDADAVTRIGTLLDVFVGTVTSDPRMPRLNYVEAVGVSAALEAQHQEWVDRWAAFIEAEARHAASHGVAPDRDYHLTAIALVGAATGLLREWQAHTPPLPVADVAAELRALMLAAITRPA; the protein is encoded by the coding sequence GTGGCCCGCACGTACGGCGGGGTCGCACCGGAGCAGCGGCGCGCCGAGCGGCGTGAACGCCTGCTCGTGGCGGCCCTGGACCTGTTCACCTCGACGGGCTACCGGCAGGCGAAAATCACCGAGTTGTGTACCAGGGCCGGCGTCTCCACACGGAACTTCTACGAGGAGTTCGAGAGCAAGGAAAAGGTGCTGCTGACCCTGCACGAGCGCATCAACGCCCTCGCGCTGGAGCACGTCACCGGAACGCTGGAACGGCTGGGAGACGCCGACGCGGTCACTCGGATCGGGACGCTGCTGGATGTCTTCGTCGGCACGGTGACCTCGGATCCGCGGATGCCGCGGCTGAACTACGTCGAGGCCGTCGGCGTCAGTGCCGCTTTGGAGGCGCAGCACCAGGAATGGGTCGACCGATGGGCCGCGTTCATCGAAGCCGAGGCCCGGCACGCCGCCTCGCACGGCGTCGCGCCGGACCGGGATTACCACCTGACGGCGATCGCGCTCGTCGGCGCGGCGACCGGGCTGCTGCGCGAGTGGCAGGCGCACACCCCGCCGTTGCCGGTCGCCGACGTCGCCGCCGAACTCCGGGCCCTGATGCTGGCCGCGATCACCCGGCCCGCCTGA
- a CDS encoding lipase family protein — translation MTLRTVLVSALAATLIGAPAAQAAPNAPGDLVDYRPVVATAPAKAWKLNYRSTSATGKPNTVSGILLVPPTPWTKGPRPLISYAVGTHGLGDRCAPSARLTNGSENEVLLMSQALSRGWAVVVTDYEGLGTPGTHTYAVGQSEGRAVLDAARAASRVPEAGLSKTGPVGVFGYSQGGQAAAFAGELQPSYAPDVNLVGVAEGGVPADLNAVLKFNDGGPAFGLVLGAAVGYATAYPELPFNDVLNAKGEKAVAKVKEACVAELGAAAPFARLNDFTTVPNVSSDPRWQARLGENLAGKTKPGAPVYLYHASLDELIPLSVGKGLRDRYQALGADVTWQEFPLLEHIGGVSAGGPVAMTWLGTKF, via the coding sequence ATGACGCTTCGGACAGTTCTGGTCTCAGCCCTCGCAGCCACCCTGATCGGCGCGCCCGCCGCGCAAGCCGCGCCGAACGCGCCAGGGGATCTGGTCGACTACCGGCCGGTCGTCGCCACCGCCCCGGCGAAAGCCTGGAAACTCAACTACCGCTCGACGTCCGCCACCGGGAAGCCGAACACGGTGTCGGGCATCCTGCTGGTCCCGCCAACGCCGTGGACGAAGGGCCCGCGACCGCTGATCAGCTACGCCGTCGGCACCCACGGCCTCGGCGACCGCTGCGCGCCGTCGGCCCGGCTGACGAACGGGTCCGAGAACGAAGTCCTCCTGATGAGCCAAGCGCTTTCGCGCGGCTGGGCTGTCGTCGTGACCGACTACGAAGGCCTCGGCACACCGGGCACGCACACCTACGCCGTCGGCCAGTCCGAAGGCCGGGCCGTCCTCGACGCCGCCCGCGCCGCCTCCCGCGTTCCCGAAGCCGGGCTGTCCAAGACCGGGCCGGTCGGCGTTTTCGGCTACTCGCAAGGAGGTCAGGCCGCGGCGTTCGCCGGCGAACTACAGCCCTCCTACGCTCCCGACGTCAACCTGGTCGGCGTCGCGGAAGGCGGCGTCCCGGCGGATCTGAACGCGGTCCTGAAGTTCAACGACGGCGGACCGGCGTTCGGCCTGGTGCTCGGCGCCGCTGTCGGCTACGCGACCGCGTACCCGGAACTGCCGTTCAACGACGTGCTCAACGCGAAGGGCGAGAAGGCCGTCGCGAAGGTCAAGGAAGCGTGCGTCGCCGAACTCGGCGCGGCGGCGCCTTTCGCGCGGCTCAACGACTTCACGACCGTGCCGAACGTTTCGTCCGACCCGCGCTGGCAGGCCCGGCTCGGCGAGAACCTGGCGGGCAAGACCAAACCGGGCGCGCCGGTCTACCTGTACCACGCTTCGCTGGACGAACTGATCCCGCTTTCGGTCGGCAAGGGCCTGCGCGACCGCTACCAGGCTCTCGGCGCCGACGTCACCTGGCAGGAGTTCCCGCTGCTGGAACACATCGGCGGCGTCTCGGCTGGCGGCCCGGTCGCGATGACCTGGCTGGGCACCAAGTTCTGA
- a CDS encoding urease accessory protein UreD — MKAHARLTARFEGGRTVLPELRSMAPLTLLPKRGTGATAVVHLVNSATSPLGGDELKLTIRVGPGASLRLSGVAATIALPGPHGEGSSSLVDVEVAAGGSLEYLPEPTVVTARARHSAVLRAALAEDAYLHTREVLVLGRAGERPGSLVTTQHVTRGEVPVLRQTLEIGDSTLDSSLAHLAGRRVLATDLVVGGPPVSEASGEWWSRTPLAAGGTLTTSLAPDAVTALKVFDGPGAG, encoded by the coding sequence GTGAAAGCGCACGCGCGGCTGACCGCCCGCTTCGAGGGCGGCCGGACCGTTCTGCCTGAGCTGCGCTCGATGGCGCCGCTCACGCTGCTCCCCAAGCGGGGCACCGGTGCGACGGCGGTGGTGCACCTGGTCAACTCGGCGACGTCACCCTTGGGCGGCGACGAGCTGAAGCTGACCATCCGCGTCGGCCCCGGTGCTTCGCTGCGGCTTTCCGGAGTCGCGGCGACCATCGCGCTCCCCGGCCCGCACGGCGAGGGCAGTTCGTCCCTTGTGGACGTCGAGGTGGCCGCGGGTGGCTCGCTGGAGTACCTGCCGGAGCCGACCGTCGTGACCGCGCGGGCCCGGCACTCCGCCGTGCTCCGGGCCGCTCTGGCGGAGGATGCCTACCTGCACACGCGTGAGGTGCTCGTGCTCGGGCGGGCAGGTGAACGGCCTGGGTCTTTGGTGACCACGCAGCACGTGACGCGAGGTGAAGTCCCGGTGCTGCGGCAGACACTGGAGATCGGGGACTCCACTTTGGACTCCAGTCTCGCGCATCTTGCCGGGCGGCGGGTGCTGGCGACCGATCTGGTCGTCGGCGGCCCTCCGGTCTCCGAAGCTTCCGGCGAGTGGTGGTCCCGCACGCCACTGGCGGCCGGAGGCACGCTCACGACCTCGCTCGCGCCCGATGCCGTGACCGCGCTCAAGGTGTTCGACGGCCCTGGCGCCGGTTGA
- the ureG gene encoding urease accessory protein UreG gives MPAEHGHGHGHVHPVNFDPTAAEPDHYDQAPTAGRAYRIGIGGPVGSGKTALTAALCRALGDEVNLAVVTNDIYTTEDADFLRKTGVLDPERIEAVQTGACPHTAIRDDITANLDAVERLEDRFPGLDLVIIESGGDNLTAVFSRGLADSQVFVVDVAGGDKVPRKGGPGVTTADLLVINKIDIAHLVNADMDVMTSDAHRMRGELPVITQSLVDTPNAPAVADWVRSLLPVTAG, from the coding sequence TTGCCAGCTGAGCATGGTCATGGCCACGGTCACGTCCACCCGGTCAACTTCGACCCGACGGCCGCCGAACCCGATCACTACGACCAGGCGCCGACGGCGGGCCGCGCGTACCGGATCGGCATCGGCGGGCCGGTGGGCAGCGGGAAGACCGCGCTCACGGCGGCGCTGTGCCGGGCGCTCGGCGACGAGGTGAATCTCGCCGTCGTCACCAACGACATCTACACCACCGAGGACGCCGACTTCCTGCGCAAGACCGGGGTACTCGACCCGGAACGGATCGAGGCCGTGCAGACCGGCGCCTGCCCGCACACCGCGATCCGCGACGACATCACCGCGAACCTCGACGCCGTCGAACGGCTGGAGGACCGCTTTCCCGGACTGGACCTGGTGATCATCGAAAGCGGCGGGGACAACCTCACCGCGGTGTTCAGCCGGGGGCTCGCCGACAGCCAGGTCTTCGTGGTCGACGTCGCGGGCGGCGACAAGGTGCCGCGCAAGGGCGGGCCGGGGGTGACGACGGCGGATCTGCTGGTGATCAACAAGATCGACATCGCGCACCTGGTCAATGCGGACATGGACGTGATGACCTCGGACGCGCATCGGATGCGCGGCGAGCTTCCGGTGATCACGCAGTCCCTTGTGGACACTCCGAACGCGCCCGCGGTCGCGGACTGGGTCCGCTCACTGCTCCCGGTCACCGCGGGGTGA
- a CDS encoding urease accessory protein UreF gives MNTAALILADSRFPGGGHVHSGGLEEAVARKLITHERDLPGFLSGRLRTAGALAAVFAAASAHAAARGVRSGHWRRLDLELDARTPSLAQREASRAQGRGTARAGKAAWPSPMLSQLLKETPRPHHPVVVGALIGVPFDAAMAVAYLAISGPASAAVRLLGLDPFAVNAVVARLAKDVREVSLRAAEVAGDDPAELPAPGSPALDLFAEAHARHHKEEVRLFAS, from the coding sequence ATGAACACTGCCGCGCTCATCCTCGCCGACTCCCGGTTCCCCGGAGGCGGGCACGTCCATTCCGGCGGGCTCGAAGAGGCCGTCGCCCGCAAGCTGATCACGCACGAACGCGATCTGCCGGGGTTCCTGTCCGGGCGCCTGCGCACGGCGGGCGCGCTGGCCGCGGTGTTCGCAGCGGCGTCGGCACATGCGGCCGCGCGAGGAGTCCGAAGTGGACACTGGCGGCGGCTCGACCTCGAACTCGACGCCAGGACACCGTCGCTCGCGCAGCGGGAGGCGTCCCGCGCGCAAGGGCGCGGGACGGCGAGGGCGGGCAAGGCGGCGTGGCCGTCGCCGATGCTTTCCCAGCTGCTGAAGGAAACCCCGCGGCCGCATCATCCGGTGGTGGTCGGCGCGCTGATCGGAGTGCCGTTCGACGCGGCGATGGCGGTCGCGTACCTGGCGATCAGCGGCCCGGCGAGCGCGGCTGTCCGGCTGCTCGGGCTGGACCCGTTCGCCGTCAACGCCGTCGTGGCCCGTCTCGCGAAAGATGTCCGGGAGGTTTCCCTGCGCGCGGCCGAGGTCGCGGGGGACGACCCGGCGGAACTCCCGGCGCCGGGGTCCCCGGCGCTCGATCTGTTCGCCGAGGCACACGCCCGGCATCACAAGGAAGAGGTGCGTCTCTTTGCCAGCTGA